A window of Natrinema salaciae genomic DNA:
TATCAGCCCGACGAGCTCGCTTTCCTCGAGCAGGCCGAGCCGCCGGCGTTCGTCGCGGTGACGGGGAAGGCCCGGACGTTCCAGCCAGACGACTCGGATCAGGTCTACACCTCGATCCGACCCGAAAGCATCGCGACGGTCGACGCCGACACGCGAGACCGCTGGGTCGTCAGCGCGGCCGAACGGACGCTCGACCGGATCGGTACCTACGCCGCGGCCGCCGACCGCGGGGCGAGCGGTGACGCGGCGACCGACGCGCTGCTCGAGGCCGGCGTCGAATCGGGCCTGGCGGCCGGAATCCCGCTCGCCCAGGAGCACTACGGAACGACGCCGTCGTACCTCGCGGCGCTGCGCGAGTGCGCGGTCGAGGCGGTCGAAGTCGTCGCCGGCGACCGCGATCAGGTGCGGGGACTCGAGATCGCGCCAGACGCGACGAGTCCCGAGCACGACGCGACGTTCGCCGCGCTCGCCGACCTCGACGGCGTCGACACCGACGCGCTCGCGGCGAGTACCGCCTCCGAGCCCGAAGCGGAGCCCGAACCGGTCGCGGCGACGGCGGGCGGGAGCGGTGCGGCCGCCGATCCCGACAACACGCATTCCGGCTCCGCGGCGGGAACGGCGACGAGCGAGGGAACGAGTACCGCTGACTCCACCACTATCGATGCCGAACCGGACGCGAGCGACGCGGCGGCCGACGCCGACGGAGACTCGAGCGATGTCGACGACCCGACTTCCGGGACCGCGACCGCAGCCGCCGCGTCGACCAGCGACGACGAACCGGGTGCGTCCGACACGGACTCCTCCGAGACCGAGCACGACGAGGCGACCGGTGGCGACGCCGACGAGACGGCTGACGCCGTCGACGACGACCCCGACGAGGCCGACGACAAGCTTGGGGAGTTCGACGCCGCTGACGCGGACGACGGCATGTACGAGATGGACGAGGCGGAACGCGAACAGCTCGAGGAGGAGTTCGGCGCGGAGTTCACGACCGGTTCCGAAGTCGACGAGCCCGGCGAGGCTGGAATCGACGTTCCCGAGCCCGAGGAATCCGCGGCCGAGGAACTCGAGGACGACCCGGAACCCGCCGATTCCGACGACGACCTCGGGAGCCCGCCCGAATCGGGCCTAGCGGCCGCCGACGAGGGAGAAGACGCCCTCGAGTCGGACGGCGAACCCGAATCGGAGCCGGCGGCCGGTGAGGACGAGCCGACCGCCGACGAGGAGCCCGAGAGCGACGAACCGGCTGCCGACGTCGACCTCGAGGACTACGTCGTCGAGACCATGGAAGCGCTCGACGACGGTGACGGTGCCGACCGGACGACGCTGATCGAGACGGTCGCCGACGACACCGGCGCGTCCGCGGACGAGGTCGAAGACGCCATTCAGGACGCCCTGATGGGCGGCCAGTGTTACGAGCCCGACGACGAGACGCTGAAAGCGATCTGATCGGGCGACCATGCCGGACGATCCCCGCCGTTCCGCGTCCGCGTCGACACCGGCCCGCGTCGAACCCGTTCCCGGCGAACCGGCCGCGACGGCCACGGTCGGCGGCGAGCGCGCCGTACTCGTCGCCGACTACCACGCCGGCTACGAGGCCGGACTCCGATACGAGCGCGGCGTCGACGTGCCCAGCCGCGCGCCCGACCGTCGGGAGCGGCTACTGGCGCTGCTCGAGCGGACCCGTCCCGATCGCCTGCTCGTCCTCGGCGACCTCATGCACTCGATCGGCGATCCGGGCGGCGCCGAACGCGGCGAGTTGGAGGTGCTGTTCGAGTCGTTCCCTGCCGAGCTCTCGGTCACCGTCGTCAAGGGCAACCACGACGGCCGAATCGAAACCTGGCTGGCGGACGGCGACGATATCCGAGCCGACGTCACCGTCGTTCCCGGTGACGGCGTCGTGCTCGACGACGTCGGTGTCTGTCACGGTCACACGTGGCCAGCGCCGGCGGTCCTCGAGAGCGACGTCCTCTGTCTGGGTCACGAACACCCCTGTGTGCGACTCGAGGACGAGGTGGGCGGGAGCCGCGTCGAGCGCGCGTGGCTCCGCGGCCGGCTGGACCCTGCCCCGTTTCGCGACCGCCCCGAGTACGAGGGGGTGTCGTGGCTCGAGCGGGTCGACGAATCGCCGCCCGAGATGGTCGTGTTCCCGGCGTTCAACGATCTCGTGGGCGGAACCTGGATCAACGTCGCCGGCCAGTCGTTTCTCTCACCGTTCGTCCCGGCCGGGCTGGCGGAGGGCGAAGCCTACCTGCTGGACGGGACGCGGCTCGGGCCGTACGAA
This region includes:
- a CDS encoding metallophosphoesterase — its product is MPDDPRRSASASTPARVEPVPGEPAATATVGGERAVLVADYHAGYEAGLRYERGVDVPSRAPDRRERLLALLERTRPDRLLVLGDLMHSIGDPGGAERGELEVLFESFPAELSVTVVKGNHDGRIETWLADGDDIRADVTVVPGDGVVLDDVGVCHGHTWPAPAVLESDVLCLGHEHPCVRLEDEVGGSRVERAWLRGRLDPAPFRDRPEYEGVSWLERVDESPPEMVVFPAFNDLVGGTWINVAGQSFLSPFVPAGLAEGEAYLLDGTRLGPYESV